A single Paraburkholderia sp. FT54 DNA region contains:
- the hemC gene encoding hydroxymethylbilane synthase, whose amino-acid sequence MNTETFSTPPHTLVIASRESRLAMWQAEHVRCALHKLYPSCDVRILGMTTRGDQILDRTLSKVGGKGLFVKELEAALADGRADLAVHSLKDVPMELPEGFALSTIMEREDPRDALVSNQYDSLAALPAGAVVGTSSLRREAMLRMRYPHLEVRPLRGNLDTRLSKLDRGDYAAIILAAAGLKRLGLGERIRALLDPEDSLPAAGQGALGIEIRADRADLAAWLAPLHHDHTAAAVEAERMVSRALGGSCEVPLAAYATWHDGALHLRGIVATPDGQRVLSAQASAPAPSVESAIALGEEVASALAQQGAMEIVRALSTAGGPAAAKQGTAEDGAADSAATGE is encoded by the coding sequence ATGAACACCGAGACGTTTTCCACGCCACCCCACACGCTTGTGATTGCGTCGCGAGAAAGCCGCCTGGCTATGTGGCAAGCGGAGCATGTGCGATGTGCGCTGCACAAATTATATCCATCTTGTGACGTCAGGATCCTCGGAATGACGACACGCGGCGATCAAATTCTCGATCGCACTCTGTCTAAGGTGGGTGGTAAGGGCCTCTTCGTGAAGGAACTGGAAGCCGCGCTCGCCGACGGCCGCGCCGACCTCGCCGTGCACTCGCTCAAAGACGTGCCGATGGAATTGCCCGAAGGCTTTGCGCTGTCCACCATCATGGAGCGCGAAGATCCGCGCGACGCGCTGGTCTCCAACCAATACGACTCGCTCGCCGCGTTGCCGGCCGGCGCCGTCGTGGGCACCTCCAGCCTGCGCCGCGAGGCCATGCTGCGCATGCGTTATCCGCATCTCGAAGTGCGGCCGTTGCGCGGCAATCTCGACACGCGTCTGTCGAAACTCGATCGCGGCGATTACGCGGCGATCATTCTGGCCGCAGCCGGGCTGAAACGTCTGGGTCTCGGCGAGCGCATCCGCGCGCTGCTCGATCCCGAAGACAGTCTGCCCGCGGCGGGCCAGGGCGCGCTCGGCATCGAGATTCGCGCCGACCGCGCGGACCTCGCGGCATGGCTTGCGCCGTTGCATCACGACCACACGGCCGCCGCCGTCGAAGCGGAGCGCATGGTGTCGCGCGCGCTCGGCGGCAGTTGCGAAGTGCCGCTCGCCGCATATGCCACGTGGCATGACGGTGCGCTGCATCTGCGCGGCATCGTCGCTACGCCCGATGGGCAGCGCGTGCTGAGCGCGCAGGCGTCGGCGCCCGCGCCCAGCGTCGAAAGTGCCATCGCGCTCGGCGAGGAAGTGGCGAGTGCGCTCGCGCAGCAGGGCGCGATGGAGATCGTTCGCGCGCTCAGCACCGCCGGTGGTCCCGCCGCTGCGAAGCAGGGCACGGCGGAAGACGGCGCGGCTGACAGCGCGGCGACCGGCGAGTGA